GAGTATACTTGTTGTCTACCTTATACGTAAAGATGGCTTCTTCGCTTAATACAGCAAAACCATGTGCAAAACCGCGTGGAATAAAAAACTGTTTTTTATTCTCCTCGCTAAGCAATACGCACACATGTTTTCCGAATGTGGGTGATGATTTACGCAAATCAACGGCAACGTCCAGCACTTCTCCTTTAATGACGCGAACCAATTTAGCCTGACTATATTCACCTTTCTGATAATGTAATCCACGCAATACGCCAAAAGAAGATTTCGACTCATTATCCTGTATAAAATTTACAGGTCCGATATTGGCTTCAAACTCTTCTTGCTTAAAGGCTTCCATAAAATAGCCACGTTCGTCGGAGAACACTTTCGGCTCTATCAGCCACACTCCGTCTATTTCCGTCTGTATATAGTCCATCGTTAATAGTAATAAATAAAACGATGCAAAAGTAGTGAATTTTTCGTAGTTTTCTGGGATATATTCAATTTATCTCTTAATTTTGCAGACATGATTGAATTGGCACAACATATAGAGGTTTTACTACTGGAAAACGACTGCGTTATCGTTCCGGGATTTGGTGGATTTGTAGCACATTACGCTCCTGCAACTCATGTTAAAGAAGAGAATCTTTTTTTGCCCCCTACCCGCACTATCGGCTTTAATCCTCAATTAAAGCTGAACGACGGAGTATTAGTACAATCCTATATGTCAGCATACGACACGAGTTTCGCTGATGCCAACCGCATCGTAGAAAAGGAAGTAAGCGAGTTTATCGGGCTTCTTCATGAGGAAGGAAAAGCGCATTTGGAGAATATAGGTGAGATTCATTATAACATTTATGGAAATTATGAATTTATCCCTTATGATTATAAGATAGCGACTCCTTCACTCTATGGCTTGGATTCCTTTGAAATGCACGAACTATCTACGTTGCAGCAGAGAGAAAAGGTATTAGTGCCTGCCAATCTGGAGAAAGAGAAGAAAACTTATGAAATCAGCATCAGTCGTGCGTTCCTTCGTAATGCAGCCGCTATGATTGCCGCTATCGTATTGTTCTTTGCTTTTTCAACTCCGGTAGAGAACACCGATGTTCAGAAGAACAATTATGCACAGTTATTACCTGGCGAACTTTTTGAGCAAATAGAGAAGCAATCGGTTGCAGTAACTCCTGTATACGTAAAGAGCGATGTTGCACAACAAACAAAGAAGACTTCTGCTTCAGCCAAAACTTCATCCACTCCAAAACTGACAGCGGATAAAGCGCAGACATCAAGACCTATTGCTGTGAAAGAAGTAAAAGTTGCCAAGCAAGAAGCTGCTCCCGCTCCTGTATCTGCCAAGCCACAAGCGAATGTGAATCATCCTTATCATATTATAGTAGCAGGCGGAATCAGTCTTAAAGATGCAGAAGCTATGGCAAATCAATTGAATTCAAAAGGATTTGCAGAAGCAAAAGCACTGAATACAGACGGTAAAGTACGTGTCAGCATCCGTTCATTCGAAAATCGTGAAGAAGCTACCAAACAGCTATTGGAGCTTAGAAAAAATGAAACCTACAAGAATGCCTGGTTACTGGCTAAATAAAAAATCCCTTTATAAAAAAGCATGAAACGAGTTCTTTGTCCCAAATGTGAGAATTATCTTTATTTTGATGAAACCAAATATAGTGAAGGCCAATCACTTGTATTTGAATGTGAACATTGTGGCAAACAATTCAGTATCCGGCTTGGAAAAAGCAAAGTAAAAGCCCTTAGAAACGAAGAAAATCTGGAAGAGGAAGCAGAAGCACACAAGGAAGAGTTCGGATATATCACAGTAATCGAAAACGTCTTTGGATTCAAACAAATACTTCCATTACAAGAAGGAGATAATGTCATAGGACGACGTTGCGTAGGAACCAATATTAATACTCCTATCGAAAGTGGTGATATGAGCATGGATCGCCGTCATTGCATCATCAACATAAAACGCAATAAACAAGGCAAACTCGTTTATACACTACGCGATGCTCCCAGCCTGACAGGAACATTTCTGATGAATGAAATTTTGGGAGATAAGGATCGCATCCGCATTGAAGATGGTGCGATTGTGACTATTGGAGCTACTACGTTTATTTTACACGCTGCTGAATAGTATTTAACCTCTCATATATAATTGAATATTTTGCAGTTATTTATGATAAGAAATTGCGAAAAAAGACGAATGGGCTAAATTGTTTTATTATCTTCGCAATGAATACCCAATCGGATTAAAATAACATAGCAATAATGATTGAACGTTTATATTTAAACAACTTTACCTGCTTTGATGATTCTGTCTTTGATTTCTGTAAAGGCATCAATATTTTTATAGGTCGTAACGGAACCGGTAAAACTCACATATTGAAATGTTTGGCAGCATCCATGAAAGCCAATGCCTTGTTTAGCCAATCTACATCAAAAACCAAAGACAAGTTCGGAGATTTGCTGTCAGAGAAGTTAATCGGTTATTTCAAGCCTGATTCTTTAGGACATTTGGTAAACAAATACGGTTTGGGGGCGGCTTCGGTAAAAGTAGAACTGACTACGGGAGATATCGCATATAATTTCGGAGAAAGGGCATCATTGGTGAAGACAGATAATAATGCATACATTGAGCAACCCCACTTTATTTATATTCCCCCAAGAGAAATGTTTTCCTTATTCGAAGGGTTTATCAGCCTATATGAACGAAGGGAAATCTCCTTTGATGAAACTTATTTGGATTTAGCCAAAGCAATGGACGTCTCTCCACTGAAAAACGAAGCATTGAAAAGGGCAAAAGACATGTTGGCTCCTATATTGGCAAAATGGAATATAGACGTAATGCGAAAAGGAAATCGTTTTTATGTTATTGATGATAGCCAAGAATACGAAGCCCATCTAGTAGCAGAAGGATTAAGAAAAGTAGCTACTATCCTATATTTGTGTATCAACGGAGAACTTAGACCAGGTAGTATCCTATTTTGGGACGAACCAGAATCGAATATGAACCCCAATTTAATTTCAATTATTGTTGATTTATTAATGGAGCTGGCACAAAAACACGGAATCCAGATTTTCTTGTCAACGCATGATTATCTATTATCACATAAGTTATCGATGATGGCAGAATATGCTGAGGAAACTAGTCCGGCAATGCGTTTCTTTAGTTTATATAAAGATGGACACCGGGTAGAAGCAGAAATTGCCAACCAGTTAGTAGATATAGCCCATAATCCTATTTTAGAAGAATATTCGGCTTTTTATGATTTAGAAAACGAATATATAAAGAGGCATAATGAAAGAGTTTAAAGAGAGTGGTCTTGTTTTCAGATTTGATGATAGATGGGAAGTTTACCAACTGGACGAAGAAGCTGATTATCGCCAAAAGATATGCAAACAAATACCAGAAACCCGATGTATAGACTTTATCGGATTTAATGACGCAGATAAAATTTTGCTATTTATTGAAGTCAAAGGTTTTAGAGGATATGGCGATAAAAAGAATGTGCAACGTTTGACCGGTGAGAAAGATGACATAACAGTGGAAATAGCCCAAAAAGTGAAAGATTCTTTAGCTACAATCATTGGCGGTGCACGAAATTCTACTAATTTACCTGATGTGTGGAAGAGTCATGTGGGACATCTTAATGATAATGGCAACTTAAAAGTGATTGCATGGGTGGAGTTAGATGTTTCAACAGAGAATTTGTTACGACGAGCTAAAACAAATATGTCTACAAGACGGAAAGAACTAAGAAAACGACTAACTTGGCTCACTTCAGACGTGGATATACTCAATACACGTGCTTATAATAATGAGTTGGAAGGAATGGAAGTAAGTTTGATATAGCTATTATTTCGCTGTTCTGAAATAGAGCTATATACACAAAGTCCTAAATATGTCTATTTGTTTCTCAAGAAGGAGTTGACTACAGGGAGTTATATTTGTATTGTTCAGAAAAGAATTATACACACTTAAGTCGATTGTAAAAGACACTGTCCTAAATATTGTAGACAGTGTCCTAATTTACAGTTCTTCTAGTATCCTGATACTTCAATGAGTACTAAAATTCATTTTTATAATCAAAGATATAAAACCAACTTTATTTAATCCCATCATCTATCAATATCTGAAGGATAAGCAGCCGGAACCCCATTTAACCAATCTTGGCCTATAGCAAATGAGGATAATTCTAGCCCCTTCTTAAATTCCTTATGTAATCCATACAAAACATTTGAAGAATCATACCAAGGGATGCTAACGAAGCTTGCTCTAGAATAACTGTTTTTTTTCATAGCCTTCCTATTCAATCCACCAGTTTGTAAGTTTGCATTAGAAACATTATCTGAATTTCCGTGAATAAAATCCCCTTTAATTATTGCTTCAGAGTCTTTTGCCAAATATGGACCATGCAAAAAGCCATCATCATCCATATAAGCTTCTACCGAAAATCCAGTGGAATCCTGTCTCTTAAATTTAACTATAATATTATCTTTATACTCAGCTGTGATCTGAATATTTTTACCCGAAGTATATTTCTTTTGATATGTGAAAGGTCCATTAAATATTCCATTCCGATATGTAACATTTATGTTGTATTCAACATCGCTTTCACGATATTTAATCTTCCAAACCCCATCTCTATAATCATCTTTAAAATTTCCGTTTATAGTTAATTTAGGAATAGCTTTATCTTTCAATACTTGAACCTTTTCCTTCGAAGTGTATTCAAATATTCCATGATATATTCTTAAATCCCCAATTTCATAATATTGATAAGTACAATTTCCAGTATGACGTACATAAGCATTATAATATCTTAAAGGCAAAGGGTACTCGCCTATGTATGTTTTTATTTTACTTTTATAAGTCTTTTCTAAATTATCATATGATATCCCAACAACTTCTTTGAACATACTTTTTGCTTCATCAGCTCCCTGTTGAGAAGCTAACAAGATATATTTCATAGCTATTCCAGTCCAATTACTGCCCGCTGCTTTATAATTTTGATAACATGAAATTTGCGCATTAAGATACCCATTATTTGCAGCTTTAACCATCCACATCCAACCTTTTCGTTCATTTTTCACTACTCCTGTTCCATCTGTATAAAAAAGAGCCAAAATATATTGTGCCATAGCATCTCCTTGTGCAGCAGCCTTAGAATACCATTCAAAAGCTTTTGTTGCATTCTTTTCCACTCCCATTCCTTTATAATAAAAGCGACCTACACTACGCTCTGCAGCAGCAAGGCCTTGTGTAGCAGCTTTAGAGTACCATTCAAAAGCTTTGGCTATATTCTTTTCAATGCCTTCTCCTTCTTCGTAACAGTAGCCTACAGCACACTCTGCAGCAGCAAGGCCTTGTGTAGCGGCTTTAGAATACCATTCAAAGGCTTTAATCACATTCTTTTCCACTACTACTCCATTTTCATAGAAGTACCCCACATTATATTCAGCTTTAGCATAGCCTTGTGCGGCAGCTTTAGAATACCATTCGAAAGCTTTCACATAATCCCTTTTATTATACAACTCTGTCCCCATTTCAAACTGCAATTCAGGATCTCCTTGATTAGCACTCTCCATAAGTTCCTGTGAATTACTATTTTGAGCTAGACTCGCTAGACTCCAAAATACAAAAACAACAATAGAACAAATTCTTCCTTGAGAACTTGCTAAACTAAACAGTTTCTTATTTTTCATAACCTAAAACAATGTTATTTATACAGAGAATTTTCACTTATTAGAATGTAACTGACAAGCTTTCAACATCTGCTTCGCTTCTTTACTTCCTTGAGCAGCAGCCTTTTCATACCAATAAGTAGCCTTATTTATATCTTTTTTAACCCCATAACCATAAAAATAGAACCACCCTAAGTAATATTGTGCTGGATGATAGTTATTCTCTGCTGATTTTTCCAGCCATTCAATTGCCTTTAATTCATTACGTACAAAGCCCTTTGCACCATTACCATAGTACCATCCAATTTGATACTGTGCTTTAGCATTTCCACCCTGCGCTTTTGCTAAAGTTTTTTCAGTACCTTTGTCTTGCGAATAGCCACTTAATACAAAAAAAGATAACAATAAAAATAAAACTGACCTTTTCATACTTTGTCCTCCTATACGCTTATAAGTCTCCAAATTCAGCCGTTTATTTTAATCAAACGTTACTATACAAGAAAGGCGTGAGACTTGTCTGCCAGTTCATCGAAACTGAGGCATCGCCAAACGCCTGATCAAGAATGAACGAGAAGAAACAATACTCTCACGCCATTTTGACATATGGATACAGCATAGGCTGCACGAATATATACAAAACAGAATGAGCGTCATATTGCCTCCGTCCTCTTGATTAAAATTTGGCGAATTTCAGTTTCGGGACAAAGCAAAAACGCTTTCTTATGTCTGCTAAAGCACAAATTGTGTCTTAACAATTGCAAAGATACGTTTTTTCTTCAATATGGCGCTCTAATGAGAGTACTATTTCTTCTTAAAATGCTTCTTCTTAGAAAAACGAAAAGCATATGTTATAAAATAGATTTTATCATAATAAGTAACATTAATTTCACTACCACAACTCCAACAGCAGTTCGTTAAACAGTAAAAAGAAAGTGTGGAGTTATTAGTCTATCCGTCAGGAGGTTCTGGTAAACCTAAGCACAAATAAACAATACCCCACACTCATAAAGCATATGTAACATAAATTATACATAGCGATACAAGTGATGAATGTTATTGCTTCCCTGTGCTTTTTGAAATTTACCAGATTTCCTGACAAGGATAAAAGCTAAACACTTTCATCAATCAATATAATGTTGAGCAACTTACGCCACTACAACGTTGCAAAGATAAAAATTATTTCTCACAAATAACATTTTTTGAAGAGGTTGATACAAGAAAAACCAAGATATCCCTCGCTTTTTCAATAAACAGGAAACATAAAGAGACGGAGAAACAAAATATAAATCCAGTAGAAGTCCCGTTTTTCCGTACGCTATTCTTACCAAAACTCTACGTCTGATAGCAAATACGCCATTAGGCAACGGTAAAATCGTCGTTGGGCAACCATGAATTCACCGTTGCCCAACGGCGATTTACACCATACCTACCCGAAATGTCAAAAAAATAGGGAAAGTCCCCGAAAGAACTTTCCCTATCAAAAGCAATTTTAGTAAAAACTAGGCTGCCGGATCTGGGGTTTCTCCGGAATCTCCACCGGAACCACCGCCTGCACCGGGATTCCCACTGTTGCCACCATTCGTATCTGCCACATTACCGCCAAACAACTCTATGCTCGCAGAGCCAAGCATTTCCTTGAACGCACTTCCCGGAGTAAAGACTATCTTTCTCCTAATAATAGTATTGGCATTCACGTCTTCTAAATTGTCTTGGCTTTCCGCATTAATAGCAGGACGGAATGAACCGAACTCTCCTAGCTTCACAGAAAATCCCTCTTCTACAAAGGCTACCATCGTATCCTGCACTCCTTTCAGCACTACATCCACCATAGCACGATGAATCCCCGTTCGCTGATTTACCTCGTCACACAGCTTGCTATAGCTGATACTTCCAACTAATACGTTTGCTGCAACGTACTTTTCCACTTTATTTTCTTTGTCGAAGCATAAAGTGATCTGCTTCTTTTTATAGCGTATAGCCATACTTTTCTAAAATTTAATTTAATAATAATAGGAAGCCACTCTATTGACTTCACAACAAAGGTATCAGTATCATTTGAGATTTCCTAACGGGGAAATTATGGAAAAAGACTGTTTTATTCTTAGTTTATTTACAACTATAAAGTGCAGCACATAAAAAGTAAATTCAAGTCAACAAAACAATATATACAATTGATAACTAATGTATTAAATTTAAAACTTAAAAGAAAATAGGCGACAATAAAAAATTAGACGGCCTACTAAGGATTTGAAGCTTTCAAAAACGCGGAAAGTAAGAAAATTAAGAATGAGAAAAATAAAAAATGCAGAAACAGAGAATTTTCACTTTTAAGAATCATTAACCAACCATTCCAGACAAGCAAACAAAAAGAGCGTTTTGATAGTTATATTCCCTATCAAAACACCCCTTATATTCATGTTCGACTTTCGTCGTCTCTTATCTATTACAGGATACCTTTCACAGTCTCCATCATACCTTTTTCCTGAATTGAATCTAAATCCGCTTTCACGGCTTCTGCCAGTCCCGGAATCTTATTCAAGTCTTCACCCCAGATAAATTCTGCACCCAGAACACCTTCAGTTACTTTCTTTGTGCAGCCAGTAGCCCAAAGGTCTTTCAGCAAATTCATAATTTCAGGAGCGTCGTTCGGTACAATTTCAGCACCGTCTGCACGCACACCGCCCTTATAATAAGTAATAATAGCAGCCAAACCAAGTACCAATCCTTTCGGAAGCTCACCTTTGCGTTCCAAATAAGTTTTCAATCCCGGAAGATCACGAGTTTCGTATTTCGGGAATGAGTTCAGCATAATGCTTGTAACTGCATGGTCTACGAACGGATTATTGAAACGTTCCAATACGTCATTAGCAAATTTCTCTAATTCATCTTTCGGCAAATTCAATGTTTCCATCAGTTCGTCAAACATTACCTTATGGATATATTTACCGATTACTTCGTGCTGACAAGCATCACGAACGATATTCACTCCGGACAGATAAGCAACCGGAGAAAGAACCGTATGAGGACCATTCAACAGAGTAACTTTACGTTCATGGTAAGGAGCTTC
The DNA window shown above is from Bacteroides faecium and carries:
- the rfbC gene encoding dTDP-4-dehydrorhamnose 3,5-epimerase, which translates into the protein MDYIQTEIDGVWLIEPKVFSDERGYFMEAFKQEEFEANIGPVNFIQDNESKSSFGVLRGLHYQKGEYSQAKLVRVIKGEVLDVAVDLRKSSPTFGKHVCVLLSEENKKQFFIPRGFAHGFAVLSEEAIFTYKVDNKYTPQAEASILYNDETLGIDWPLTDSQMVLSSKDKEGTAFKDAAYFE
- a CDS encoding SPOR domain-containing protein codes for the protein MIELAQHIEVLLLENDCVIVPGFGGFVAHYAPATHVKEENLFLPPTRTIGFNPQLKLNDGVLVQSYMSAYDTSFADANRIVEKEVSEFIGLLHEEGKAHLENIGEIHYNIYGNYEFIPYDYKIATPSLYGLDSFEMHELSTLQQREKVLVPANLEKEKKTYEISISRAFLRNAAAMIAAIVLFFAFSTPVENTDVQKNNYAQLLPGELFEQIEKQSVAVTPVYVKSDVAQQTKKTSASAKTSSTPKLTADKAQTSRPIAVKEVKVAKQEAAPAPVSAKPQANVNHPYHIIVAGGISLKDAEAMANQLNSKGFAEAKALNTDGKVRVSIRSFENREEATKQLLELRKNETYKNAWLLAK
- a CDS encoding FHA domain-containing protein; this encodes MKRVLCPKCENYLYFDETKYSEGQSLVFECEHCGKQFSIRLGKSKVKALRNEENLEEEAEAHKEEFGYITVIENVFGFKQILPLQEGDNVIGRRCVGTNINTPIESGDMSMDRRHCIINIKRNKQGKLVYTLRDAPSLTGTFLMNEILGDKDRIRIEDGAIVTIGATTFILHAAE
- a CDS encoding ATP-binding protein, with the protein product MIERLYLNNFTCFDDSVFDFCKGINIFIGRNGTGKTHILKCLAASMKANALFSQSTSKTKDKFGDLLSEKLIGYFKPDSLGHLVNKYGLGAASVKVELTTGDIAYNFGERASLVKTDNNAYIEQPHFIYIPPREMFSLFEGFISLYERREISFDETYLDLAKAMDVSPLKNEALKRAKDMLAPILAKWNIDVMRKGNRFYVIDDSQEYEAHLVAEGLRKVATILYLCINGELRPGSILFWDEPESNMNPNLISIIVDLLMELAQKHGIQIFLSTHDYLLSHKLSMMAEYAEETSPAMRFFSLYKDGHRVEAEIANQLVDIAHNPILEEYSAFYDLENEYIKRHNERV
- a CDS encoding tetratricopeptide repeat protein, which codes for MKNKKLFSLASSQGRICSIVVFVFWSLASLAQNSNSQELMESANQGDPELQFEMGTELYNKRDYVKAFEWYSKAAAQGYAKAEYNVGYFYENGVVVEKNVIKAFEWYSKAATQGLAAAECAVGYCYEEGEGIEKNIAKAFEWYSKAATQGLAAAERSVGRFYYKGMGVEKNATKAFEWYSKAAAQGDAMAQYILALFYTDGTGVVKNERKGWMWMVKAANNGYLNAQISCYQNYKAAGSNWTGIAMKYILLASQQGADEAKSMFKEVVGISYDNLEKTYKSKIKTYIGEYPLPLRYYNAYVRHTGNCTYQYYEIGDLRIYHGIFEYTSKEKVQVLKDKAIPKLTINGNFKDDYRDGVWKIKYRESDVEYNINVTYRNGIFNGPFTYQKKYTSGKNIQITAEYKDNIIVKFKRQDSTGFSVEAYMDDDGFLHGPYLAKDSEAIIKGDFIHGNSDNVSNANLQTGGLNRKAMKKNSYSRASFVSIPWYDSSNVLYGLHKEFKKGLELSSFAIGQDWLNGVPAAYPSDIDR
- a CDS encoding tetratricopeptide repeat protein is translated as MKRSVLFLLLSFFVLSGYSQDKGTEKTLAKAQGGNAKAQYQIGWYYGNGAKGFVRNELKAIEWLEKSAENNYHPAQYYLGWFYFYGYGVKKDINKATYWYEKAAAQGSKEAKQMLKACQLHSNK
- a CDS encoding HU family DNA-binding protein; protein product: MAIRYKKKQITLCFDKENKVEKYVAANVLVGSISYSKLCDEVNQRTGIHRAMVDVVLKGVQDTMVAFVEEGFSVKLGEFGSFRPAINAESQDNLEDVNANTIIRRKIVFTPGSAFKEMLGSASIELFGGNVADTNGGNSGNPGAGGGSGGDSGETPDPAA